CGTCAGGAGGGCCATGTTTATAGACGCCAACGCCGAGCCAATCCGCCCTCCGTCAGGAGGGCCATGTGTCTATTCATCAGTAAAGAACTCGAAAACATATTTGGGCTCGTAAGCAATATCGAACCTCTTCAACAACGTCAGGTATTCATTCCTGAAACTCCTCTTCGCATGGTGCTTCTGCTGGTTGCGAATGTACCGAATTACCGAATCCAAGTGCGAATGCGAGTAGGAGAACGCGCCGAAACCTTCCTGCCAGTTGAACCTGCCTCTGATCCATCCTTTGCGCTTAATGAATTCGGTCGAGTCGGACTTAACATCTCTAATCAAATCAGAGAGCGCAATATTGGGCTTCAGGCCGATCAACATATGAGTGTGATCCGGCATGGAGTTTATCTCGATCAGCTTTTGCCCCTTTTTCCGAACGATGCCGGTGATGTATTTCTGAAGCTCTTCTTTGAAGTCTGGTCTTATTAAGCTTTGCCTCACGGCAACGGCAAAGACCACTTGAATGTAGATTTGTGTGAATGTGTGAGCCATCTCTTACCTCCAGGTTTTTTCAATTACCCAGGTGGCCCGAGTATAATCGAAGATGTTTGGATTCGCCTAAAACTAATCAAGTGAAGCATGACATGGCCCTCCTGACGGAGGGCGGAGACATCTCGATGCGGGATCTATGAACATGGCCCTCCTGACGGAGGGAGTCTGATTAGCCTTCAGGAGGTCTTCTACGAATTGGTAGAAGCCAATCCCGCAGCATTGCTAAGCGCAGATCAGCGTGGTAAGTTCGGCGCATGCCAACTACCTCAGAAAGTTTGGCATTTGATCGCGGCGTGCGGGCGATGCTGGAAATTGTCTTACTGGAAAAAGCTGACGCAGTGATCGGCTTTCGCGCCGACCCTGAACTGCAAGCGCGCATCGAAGAACTCGCCCGAAAATCAACGGAAGGCCAACTGACGGAAGACGAGCGGGCTGAATACGCAGGTTATGTGCGCGCGAACAAGTTCGTCGCCATTCTCAAACGACAAGCGCAGCCGCTAGCGAACTCCCAGTCATAGATGGCAAGGAATCTATTTGGCAGGCAAGACAGCCACGGGCAGGACTACGATTCGAGTGCTCAGCATTAATTCGGAGGATCAGGTAGCGTTGCGTTCTTCCTGACACAGAATCAACTCTTCATTCCTAATTCTCTCCATTCTCGTAGCACACAATCTCGTTCGTAAATCTCTACAATATTCCCGGCCGCCGTTCGTCTACAGTAATGGATGGATGAGCCGGCGAGCATCACTTCGATGAACGAGCAAGACCGTAAAATCTCGGAAATCGTTGCGGAAGAACGATCCCGGCTGCGCAATTTCATCCGCCGGCGGGTGCCCGACCCTTCGGACGTCGAAGACATCGTGCAGGAGGTCTTCTACGAACTGGTAGAAGCCAATCGCCTGCTGATGCCGATCGATCACGTGACCGGCTGGCTTTTTCGCGTCGCGCGCAATCGCATCACGGACCTTTTCCGCAAGAAGAAGCCCGAGACCTTCAGCGACGCAGCGCCCAATAAACCGGGGGACGAAGACGGCGAGGTGGTACGGATCGAAGATCTGCTGCCATCGCCCGATGCAGGGCCGGAAGCGCTCTACGTCCGCGGAGTGCTTCTTGATGAGCTGGAACTTGCGCTCGACGAGCTGCCCGATGAGCAGCGTGAAGTATTCATAGCTCACGAACTGGAGGGGCGCAGCTTCAAAGAGTTGTCGGCCGAAAGCGGTGTGAACATCAACACCCTGCTCTCGCGCAAGCGGTACGCGGTGCTGCATCTGCGCGAACGATTGCAGAGCATTTACGACGAGTTCACGAATAAGTGAGGAACACAACATGAGCAAGAGCAAGAGACTAAAGAGACTGATTTGGATAGCTCCACTGGCGATCCTGGGGATGGTAATCTTCAGTTGGATCGGCGGCCAAGTGGTGATGCTATTGTGGAACTGGCTGGCGCCGGCGTTGTTCGGATTGCGGCCAATCACCTTCTGGCAGGCTCTCGGATTGCTGGCTCTCTGCCGGATTCTGTTCGGAGGCTTTGGTCTTGGTGGCGGCTCTTCTCGCTCCAATTCTCGGCGGCGAATGGCCGAGCGCTGGGAACAGATGACGCCGGAGGAGCGCGAGAAGTTCCGCCAGGGCATGCGCTCACGTGTCGGCGGCTTTGAAGCGCCAACCAGCGGAACCTAGCAGGCTGCTGAAAAATGGTAGCGCGCCACCAAGACACTAAGACACCAAGCCGCACCAAGTGAATGAATGAACAAGTTGTGGGCTTTGTGCTCCTTAGTGTCTTCGTGTCTTAGTGGCGATGATTTGGTTTTTCAGCAGCCCGCTAGGAGCCGGCGGCGGCGGTTAGCGACGAAACATCTCGTGAAACTGAGCGTAGGAGTGAAGAGCAACAATACCCAGAATTACAATAGTCAGAAGGAGAAGAAAGTGAAGTCACGATTACTAACTACCGTTGCAGCGTTTTGTTTGTGCTTCTCAGCCGTGTCCGTTACGAGGTCCGCCAACATGGCTGCTTCGACTTCCGACTGGCCTCAGTGGCGAGGCCCGCAACGTAACGGGATATCGCACGAGAGCGGCTTCCTTAAACAATGGCCGGCGGAGGGACCGAAACTGCTCTGGCAAGTGAACGACATAGGGGACGGCTATTCAACGCCGGCGGTTGTCGGAACGCGGATCTACCTGATGAGCAACCTTGGCAAGGAAAACGAGTTTGTTCAGGCTCTCTCAATTCAGGATGGAAAACCCATCTGGACAACGCGCGTCGGCAACGTAGGCAACCCTCAAGACTTTCTTTACGCGAAGGCTCGGTCCACCCCGACCGTTGACGGAGATTTCATCTACGCGCTGAGCTCGGACGGTGACCTTGCCTGCCTCGAAACCGGGAGCGGTAAGATTCGATGGCAGAAGAGCATCAAGAAAGAGTTCGACGGCAAGCCGGGGATATGGGCCTATGCAGAGTCTCCGTTGGTTGATGGTGACGTCGTTGTCGTAACCCCCGGCGGAGCGCAGGCCACGCTAGTGGCGCTTAACAAAAAGACGGGCGCGGTCATCTGGAAATCGGCGGTCCCGGGTGGCGAACAAGCGGGTTATGCATCGGCGATTGTCGTCCAAGCGGGTGGCCGAAAACAATACGTGCAGTTTTTGAGCAAGGGTATAGTCGGAGTTGATGCGAAGACGGGCCAGTTCCTCTGGCGCTACGCGGAGGTCGTCAAGGGTATGGCGCAAATGGTGACTCCAGTTTCGCGCGACGGATATGTGTACGGCGGGGCTCATGGCGTAGGAGGAGGAGCCGTCCGTCTGAAGGCGGATCGCGGAGGAGTCGCCGCGGAGCAGGTCTACTTCGCGCGCGACCTGCCGAACAGCATCGGTGGATCGGTGCTGGTTGGTGACTATCTTTACGGCACGGCGGGCACGGGGCTGGTGGCGGTTGAGTTCACTACGGGGAAGGTGAAATGGCAGAGTGAAGGGATCGGCAGGGGTTCGGTAGCCTACGCCGATGGGCTTTTATATCTTCACGGCGAGAATGGAGAGGTCGCGTTGGTGGAGGCGACCCCGGAGGCATATCGCGAAAAGGGCCGATTCACTCCGCCGGCTCAGCCGCAGCGCAAAAAGTTGGGGCCGTATCCGGAGAAGGCGTGGGCGTATCCGGTGATTGCTAATGGGCGGCTTTACATTCGGGATAACGGGACATTGTGGGCCTACGACATCAAGGCAAGCCGCTAGGCAGGAGTAAATGAAATGACAATGAGCACCATCGACGAGTCACAACGCGAGCCCGCAATGAGCACCAATAATGCCGACGAACCGGCACCCCGGAAGCCGCTCCGCCTGTGGCCGGGCGTCGTCGCCGCGGTCCTGCTGTGCGTGCTGAGGTTTGTCCTCCCGATCGTCGTGCCCGAGGCCACTGTCTTCGGGGTGATTGGCTCGGCCCTCGGCGCGTTGGCGATTGTCGTGTGGTGGGTGTTCTTCAGCCGGGCACCCTGGTCCGAGCGCCTGGGCGCCATCATCCTGATGATCGTCGCGTTGTTCGCGACGTCGCGCCTCGTCCACGAGTCGATTGCTGGGGGCGCGATGGGGATGTTGCTCTACGTTTTGGCGGTCCCCGTCCTGAGCCTCGCCTTGGTGGCTTGGGCCCTAGCCAGCCGCCGCCTCGCCAGCGGACTTCGGCGCGCGTCGATGGTCGCCACCATCCTGCTCGTCTGCGGAATATTTACGCTCGTGCGCACCGGCGGCACCACCAGCGACGTCATCGGTTCGGATTTCCACTGGCGGTGGACGCCGACTCCCGAGGAACGGCTCCTGGCCCAAGCCGCAGACGAGCCGACGGCACCCCCGCCGGCTCCGGCAGCAGCGGAAACTCCTAAGGAACTGCCCGTGGCCAAAGCTGGCGACGAGCAGGCCACACTCCCAGCGGGTCCATCAACACCCAAGACCGAACCGGCCACTCCGGCCGCAGTTGAGACGGGAGCCGATTGGCCGGGCTTTCGCGGGCCCGGGCGCGACAGCATCATTCGCGGCGTGCGGATCGAGACGGACTGGTCGAAGTCGCCTCCGGTCGCGCTATGGCGCCGGCCGATCGGACCGGGCTGGTCATCCTTCGCGGTCCGCAGCGACCTCCTCTACACCCAGGAGCAGCGCGGTGACGACGAGATTGTCGCCTGCTACAAGGTTTCCACGGGCGAGCCGGTATGGAGACACCGCAACGCGGTCCGGTTCTGGGAGTCGAATGGCGGCGCCGGTCCGCGCGCGACGCCGACCCTCAGCAACGGTCGCGTCTACACATTCGGTGCGACCGGAGTTCTGAACGCGCTCGACGCCGGTAACGGCACCGTCGTGTGGTCGCGCAAAGTGGCGTCCGACACCGACACGAAGGTGCCGACGTGGGGCTTCGCGAGCTCGCCGTTGGTGGTCGACGACGTCGTCATCGTCGCCGCCGCCGGCACGCTGGCCGCCTACGACCTCGCCACCGGCAAGCCGCGCTGGGTCGGTCCTCATCACGGCGGGAGCTACAGCTCGCCACAGCTCGTGACGATCGACGGAGTCGCGCAGATCCTGCTGCTGAGCCCACCCGGCGCGATCAGCGTCGCGCCGGCTGACGGCGCGCTGCTTTGGGAGTACTCGTGGGAAGGCGGCGCCATCGTGCAGCCGGCCCTGACAGCGGACGGCGACGTCTTGATCAACGCGATGGCCATGACCGGAGGAATGGGCACGCGCCGCATTGTGGTCGCGCACGGACCCGGCGGATGGACAGTCGAAGAACGCTGGACGTCGAACGGGCTGAAGCCATACTTCAACGACTTCGTCGTTCACAAAGGCCATGCCTTCGGCTTCGACGGAAGCATCCTCGCGTGCATCGACCTCGAGGACGGCAAGCGCAAGTGGAAGGGCGGACGCTACGGCAACGGCCAGCTCGTCCTGTTACCCGATCAGGACTTGCTGCTGGTGCTATCCGAGGAGGGCGAGCTGGCGCTGGTCGCGGCGACCACCGACAAGTTCACGGAGCTCGCGCGGTTCCCGGCGCTCGACGGCAAGACCTGGAACCACCCGGTGCTGGTCGGCGACGTCCTGCTGGTTCGCAACGGCCAGGAGATGGCCTCGTTCCGGCTGTCCCTCGCGGGCCGCTGACGGGGGTTGCCTTCGTGGCCATCGCTGCTGCCGCCCAACAACGCGTTGCACGGCCGGAAAGATACGCGTATGGACGACTGGTTCAGCGTAATTGATGCGCGCTGCGAGCTGTCGGCGGGCGCTGTTCAAGACCTGCGCGATGTGGGTTTCGTCGTCATTCCTGGCCCGGTGGCGCCCGACCGGTTGGCGCAATTTGCCAAGGCTTACGATTCCGCCGTGCTCTGCGCGGCTTCGGATGACGTATCGATAGGTAGTTCGACAACCCGAGTCCACGACTTCGTCAATCGCGGCCCAGAATTCGATGGGCTGTACGTGTACGAACCCGTCCTGGAGGCGTGTTGTCGCATCATCGGTCAACCATTCAAGCTCAGTACAATGCATGCGAGAACTGTGCGACCGTACTCACAGGCACAAAATCTTCATGTGGACTTCAGCCGCGAAGTGGATGGCTGGCCGATGGTGGGGTTCATCATGATGGTGGATGAGTTTCGAACGGACAACGGGGCCACTCGTTTTGTGCCGGGTTCACACAAATGGCCCACAATTCCGACCGACTTTCCGAAGGATACATCTGCGGACTACGAGGGCCAAGTACTGGCGTGTGGCCCGGCGGGCTCAGTCATTGTCTACAACGGGTCCGTCTTGCACGGACACACGGCAAACAGGGTCGGCGAACCTCGGCGTTCAATACAAGGCTCCTATATCCGCCGTGATACCGAGCCGGGGGTCAACCAGGCTGCGCGCATACGTCCGGAGACTCTCGGTCGCATCGGTCACCTTGCGAAATACGTGTTGGCCGTCTAACAAACGCATGCAGTGGGGCACGGGCAGCGAATCAGGCATGGTTCCACCAGTGCAGTTGCCCACGCCCGCTAATGGGATGCTATTTACAAATAATAATCTCTAGACATATAATGTGTGAGTCAGTGTGTTATATGCTCCAGACTAACCTACGTAGGCAGCTTCACCTTCGCTTTCTACGAGGCTGACTGCCTAAGGCTAGTTAATCTTCTAACGTACCTGTTTCTCGAAAGGAGAACAACTCATGAGTAGCCAATCTAAACCAACCAAAAAAGACATTCTCGATGCTTTGAAAAAGGAAGGTATCACAGACCTGGACAAGTTGGCAGATGTTGTGGTCAGCAAAACCGGTTCAGCGGCAAGCGCTGGGAGCGGGGCTGTAGTCAACAGTACCATTTGTGGCAATTGGTTCTGTGTCACTCCGTAGAAGGATGGCGCAAGCAAGATAAGCCTGACGACTTATCAAAGTTCAAGGAGACCATATTATGGGTCTCCTTGAACTCACAAGTTGCATCTCCTTTCATGAACATCTTCGGTAAAGGCAGCGAGGATGTTCATTGACCTTATCTACATTATTACAAGTTGAGAGAGCGATTAAGTTAAGCATCCAGGAATCTGTCTCTGCCCAGGAACCTCAAGTCATCCTGGGCTAGTTAACAATCAGGCTCCTTGAAACCTTTATCCAGAAAGTCCCGCATCTGATCTTCCCGAGGGGAAACGGTTGGAAAACACCTTAAGCTCTTTCATCAGTAACTCTCTGGATTGGTTAACAGCCAATCTGAATTTTTTTACGCTGCCTTCTCAAGAGGAAGATGAGGCAGCCGAAGAGATACTTATTGACCGGCAACGCAAGGCCTTTGGTGAGTTGGTCTTGGCCTGTATGTTGATGAGCCGGTATTCTAAAATGAGAGCTAGTCCACAGTTCATAAAAGCCCTGAATCATGTTGAATCTCAAGTGCGAAAGCCTGAATACAGCTTCAATATGGTGCGGCGGCTCAACCTTTTCCCCTTTTATCTGACTATCCTCGTCGGCCTTGAAGAGTGCGGGAAGACATTTCCTGAACACCGTTTTGCCCTTCAAAGAGTCTTGGACTTCGGACACGTTGCTGCCATCGAGCGAACTTCTTGGGGACAAATTGACCTGCGATATTTTTTGGATTACGGAGGTTTCAAACATAGTATCCCGGACTACCAATTACTCTATCGTGTGTCGAGCATCTACAAGCTTGCGCCAATCCCGTACCTACGCGATCTGGATGTCTACGCACTTACGCACATTCTTTTTTACATGGCGGACTTCGGACGGCGCGACCTTCGGCCAATTCTGGCCGAGCGCTTTGATCAAACACGTGAAGAGGTGGCACTTTTGGTTGGAACTTACACCTACGAGAAGGATTGGGATTTGGTGGCCGAACTGCTCATCTGCTGTTTATGTCTGGATTACCGTCCAACCCCTTTATTCGAGTTGGCCTGGCAAGGGCTAGTGACATCGCAAGAGCCTGACGGCAAGATACCGATGAAAACCTTTGACCCCGAAAGTCGTGAACTAGCCGATCCCCGGACGGCATCCGCTTATCAATTTAAAAATGCATACCACTCAACACTGGTAGGACTTTTTGCGGCGATGATGGAGTTTGATCAGAGAGAACTTTAGATGAAACGCTTACCCGCATCGAACTTATCGAATATCGCATCTCCCAGCCTGGACTGGCTCGGGTCTGTGGCTACTCGATTGACAAAGAATGACTCGCCACAATTGCTCCAAGCATACGTCGCGGCTGTAATATGCGGTGATCTTCAACCTGAGTTGCAGAACGATGTGATAAAAAAGATCGAGAAAATCAGGGCCAAACTAAACAGCCGGCTTGAGCAAGGGCTTACTCGATGCAACGGAACAACTGTCCTCCTGTGCTGCGTGCTAGAACATAACCTTTGGGGAGGAATGCTTCCCGCATTGAAGAATTATGCTGATCGCGCTGCCACTGCTTTGGATGAACTTCCTGCATCGGTAGTCGCCGAAGAATTTTCCGCAGCTAGGATGCTCCTGGCAGCGGTAGGACTGTTCTCCGAACCCCTTCCCTCGGGATTAACATTTGCGCCGGACCTCTCCTCTCTGCTGATGGGGGATGAAAAAACAACGCGCAATCTAACATCTCGCATCGAGTCGCTCACGGGCTACGGAACCTACTCCGTAAAGGCTTCGGTCGAACTGGATGCCGTGCTTGAGTGCCTGATGATGGCGGCGCTCCGTCGCTATAAAATGGAACTTGGCAGCACACTCTTACGCTCACTGTTCTATTTGGGGAAAAGAGAAGGGCTTGCCATACGCACCGCACTACAGTTTATCCTGAACAGCCATAACGCAGATGGTAGCTTCGGATTTTTCGATGAGGAGATCAAACAACTGCGTAAGGACGGGCCTGAGCCTTATGCGTCGCTCAGAATACATCTTCCGGTCACTCTCTCTTGCTTGTGGACGTTGGCGGAGGCCAACCTGGAGGGTTACCGACTGTTTAGAGATTTGGGGAAGCAACAGTTGCTGAGAGCAAGCTGTTAGACGGGTGAGGTCTTAAATGCCCGGTGCGTCCATACGTTATGTCATGTTTCTCCCATGCTTTCGTGAGGCGGCGGTGTGGTCGGGTATTGAATGGCATTAGTTCAAGCGTGTGAAAATCGGTCTGAAAACTTCAGGAGTAGAATATGAGCGCGCAAGAGATCGCTGGGGTCAAAGAGACACTGACAACAGCGCAGATTCACTTCTTCAAAGATAACGGTTACCTGATTCTTGATAATCTTATTGAGCCTCCAATCGTTGAGGAATGGCAACAGGCAATCTGTAAATGTTTCGAAGTAAGCTCCAAAGATGACGACTCTTTGAATATTGGCAGAAAGAAAGGGCAGGATTTCAAATTCACTTCAGAGTCCTCGCTCGGTAACCACCTTCGCCTGTCCGGAGTGCTCAAGCAGTTAGTAGGTGGTACTTTCGAATTTGCATCGGAAGACCTTATTATCATCCGGCCAACGTCGGAGCAAGAGTGGTCTATGCCCCGGAGGGGCCATATTGATCGCTTCTTACCGTCTTACAGGTCTCGTTTCATGCTTGGCCTCACGACATATGCCTACGCAGTGTTACCTAAAGGGGGCGGCACGATTATCTGGCCGAAAAGTCATCTCAGTAATTGGGAATATTTTCAAGCCTTTCCTGATCATCATTACGGCAACGGCCCTGAAGCGGGTACTGGCCCCGTCCACGAACGGTTATCGCAGCGTGCTGTGTGTGAGCCTATTGAGTTTACTGCCAAACCGGGAACGGTTTTACTCTGGCATAGTTTCATGCTGCATACTGCTTCCCTTAACATTAACAAAACACCTCGAATGGCCATCTTTTGCCGCTGGGGGCAACCGCTCCAACCCGAACAGCCACGTGAGACCTTCGGCGACATCTGGGAAAACTGGGCAATATAAAGACTCACTCTAAGGCTATGAAGCTGTTTGAAAAATAGCATTCGTAGTGTTTGCCGTACTGGAACTCTTTTCACGCAAGTCGGCACATATCGTCAAGTGCCACATCGAGGCGGCGCGTAAGCGCCGCTGGCGAGTTACCCACGCTCGGCAACCGGCTGACGACCTCTCCTCGGCGGACGAGCAGTGTTGGGTAAGAGGAGACGCCAAGTTCACGGGCGAACGAAAAATCCTGTTGCGCCGCCGCGACCCCCTCCGGGCCAGTGAAGAAGGAGACTACGCGCTCGGAGT
This Acidobacteriota bacterium DNA region includes the following protein-coding sequences:
- the tnpA gene encoding IS200/IS605 family transposase → MAHTFTQIYIQVVFAVAVRQSLIRPDFKEELQKYITGIVRKKGQKLIEINSMPDHTHMLIGLKPNIALSDLIRDVKSDSTEFIKRKGWIRGRFNWQEGFGAFSYSHSHLDSVIRYIRNQQKHHAKRSFRNEYLTLLKRFDIAYEPKYVFEFFTDE
- a CDS encoding RNA polymerase sigma factor, which encodes MNEQDRKISEIVAEERSRLRNFIRRRVPDPSDVEDIVQEVFYELVEANRLLMPIDHVTGWLFRVARNRITDLFRKKKPETFSDAAPNKPGDEDGEVVRIEDLLPSPDAGPEALYVRGVLLDELELALDELPDEQREVFIAHELEGRSFKELSAESGVNINTLLSRKRYAVLHLRERLQSIYDEFTNK
- a CDS encoding PQQ-binding-like beta-propeller repeat protein codes for the protein MKSRLLTTVAAFCLCFSAVSVTRSANMAASTSDWPQWRGPQRNGISHESGFLKQWPAEGPKLLWQVNDIGDGYSTPAVVGTRIYLMSNLGKENEFVQALSIQDGKPIWTTRVGNVGNPQDFLYAKARSTPTVDGDFIYALSSDGDLACLETGSGKIRWQKSIKKEFDGKPGIWAYAESPLVDGDVVVVTPGGAQATLVALNKKTGAVIWKSAVPGGEQAGYASAIVVQAGGRKQYVQFLSKGIVGVDAKTGQFLWRYAEVVKGMAQMVTPVSRDGYVYGGAHGVGGGAVRLKADRGGVAAEQVYFARDLPNSIGGSVLVGDYLYGTAGTGLVAVEFTTGKVKWQSEGIGRGSVAYADGLLYLHGENGEVALVEATPEAYREKGRFTPPAQPQRKKLGPYPEKAWAYPVIANGRLYIRDNGTLWAYDIKASR
- a CDS encoding PQQ-binding-like beta-propeller repeat protein, with the protein product MSTIDESQREPAMSTNNADEPAPRKPLRLWPGVVAAVLLCVLRFVLPIVVPEATVFGVIGSALGALAIVVWWVFFSRAPWSERLGAIILMIVALFATSRLVHESIAGGAMGMLLYVLAVPVLSLALVAWALASRRLASGLRRASMVATILLVCGIFTLVRTGGTTSDVIGSDFHWRWTPTPEERLLAQAADEPTAPPPAPAAAETPKELPVAKAGDEQATLPAGPSTPKTEPATPAAVETGADWPGFRGPGRDSIIRGVRIETDWSKSPPVALWRRPIGPGWSSFAVRSDLLYTQEQRGDDEIVACYKVSTGEPVWRHRNAVRFWESNGGAGPRATPTLSNGRVYTFGATGVLNALDAGNGTVVWSRKVASDTDTKVPTWGFASSPLVVDDVVIVAAAGTLAAYDLATGKPRWVGPHHGGSYSSPQLVTIDGVAQILLLSPPGAISVAPADGALLWEYSWEGGAIVQPALTADGDVLINAMAMTGGMGTRRIVVAHGPGGWTVEERWTSNGLKPYFNDFVVHKGHAFGFDGSILACIDLEDGKRKWKGGRYGNGQLVLLPDQDLLLVLSEEGELALVAATTDKFTELARFPALDGKTWNHPVLVGDVLLVRNGQEMASFRLSLAGR
- a CDS encoding phytanoyl-CoA dioxygenase family protein, coding for MDDWFSVIDARCELSAGAVQDLRDVGFVVIPGPVAPDRLAQFAKAYDSAVLCAASDDVSIGSSTTRVHDFVNRGPEFDGLYVYEPVLEACCRIIGQPFKLSTMHARTVRPYSQAQNLHVDFSREVDGWPMVGFIMMVDEFRTDNGATRFVPGSHKWPTIPTDFPKDTSADYEGQVLACGPAGSVIVYNGSVLHGHTANRVGEPRRSIQGSYIRRDTEPGVNQAARIRPETLGRIGHLAKYVLAV
- a CDS encoding phytanoyl-CoA dioxygenase family protein, giving the protein MSAQEIAGVKETLTTAQIHFFKDNGYLILDNLIEPPIVEEWQQAICKCFEVSSKDDDSLNIGRKKGQDFKFTSESSLGNHLRLSGVLKQLVGGTFEFASEDLIIIRPTSEQEWSMPRRGHIDRFLPSYRSRFMLGLTTYAYAVLPKGGGTIIWPKSHLSNWEYFQAFPDHHYGNGPEAGTGPVHERLSQRAVCEPIEFTAKPGTVLLWHSFMLHTASLNINKTPRMAIFCRWGQPLQPEQPRETFGDIWENWAI